Proteins encoded within one genomic window of Prochlorococcus marinus str. MIT 9515:
- the ychF gene encoding redox-regulated ATPase YchF — protein sequence MLKAGIIGLPNVGKSTLFNALVENAKAQAANFPFCTIEPNKGIVSVPDHRLHQLATLSSSQNVIPTKIEFVDIAGLVKGASKGEGLGNKFLSNIREVDAIIHVVRCFEDSEVIHVSGKIDPLEDIEIINLELNLADLTQLQKRRERIKKQVKTSKEAQQEDALLEKIEDKLQKGLSVRSISLSVEENLMIKQLGFLTAKPIIYATNLNENDLAEGNNLSSKVQMLAKTENTECIKISAQVESELIELGPEDKKDYLIGLGVEEGGLKSLIKSTYKLLGLKTYFTTGEKETKAWTIKDGMTAPQAAGVIHTDFEKGFIRAQTISYKSLLESGSMANAKNKGLLRSEGKEYVVNEGDVMEFLFNV from the coding sequence ATGTTAAAAGCCGGTATTATAGGATTACCAAATGTTGGGAAATCAACTTTATTTAATGCACTTGTTGAAAATGCAAAAGCCCAAGCTGCAAACTTTCCTTTTTGTACTATTGAACCAAATAAAGGTATCGTTTCAGTACCTGATCATAGGCTGCATCAGTTAGCTACATTAAGTTCTAGTCAAAATGTTATTCCTACCAAGATTGAATTTGTCGATATTGCAGGTCTCGTTAAAGGTGCCAGTAAAGGAGAGGGTTTAGGCAATAAGTTCTTATCCAATATTAGAGAAGTTGATGCAATTATTCATGTCGTAAGATGTTTTGAAGATAGTGAAGTTATTCATGTTTCAGGAAAAATTGATCCATTAGAAGATATTGAGATTATTAATTTAGAGCTAAATCTAGCTGATTTAACTCAGCTTCAAAAAAGGAGAGAAAGAATTAAGAAGCAAGTTAAAACATCCAAAGAAGCACAACAGGAAGATGCTTTATTAGAAAAAATTGAGGATAAGTTACAAAAAGGTCTTTCAGTTAGATCAATATCTTTGAGCGTTGAAGAGAATTTAATGATTAAACAATTGGGATTCCTTACTGCAAAACCAATTATTTATGCAACTAACTTAAATGAAAATGATTTAGCTGAAGGTAATAATCTCTCTTCAAAAGTCCAAATGTTAGCAAAAACTGAAAATACAGAATGTATAAAAATATCAGCACAAGTTGAATCTGAATTAATTGAGTTAGGGCCTGAAGATAAAAAGGATTACCTCATAGGTTTAGGTGTAGAGGAAGGAGGATTAAAATCCTTAATAAAATCTACTTATAAATTATTAGGATTAAAAACTTATTTTACAACTGGAGAAAAAGAGACAAAAGCTTGGACAATAAAAGATGGAATGACAGCACCTCAAGCGGCAGGAGTAATACATACTGATTTTGAAAAAGGATTTATTAGAGCTCAGACAATTTCATATAAAAGCTTGTTAGAGTCAGGTTCTATGGCTAACGCTAAAAATAAGGGATTACTAAGAAGTGAAGGGAAAGAATATGTAGTGAATGAGGGAGATGTTATGGAGTTCTTATTTAACGTGTGA